A section of the Bacteroidota bacterium genome encodes:
- a CDS encoding transposase: FIFYEIFTGQVRKNNKGFRRFTLRGNSRVQIETGLLVLAHNLKKWAVA, encoded by the coding sequence ATTTATTTTTTACGAAATTTTTACCGGACAAGTCAGGAAAAACAACAAAGGCTTCCGTAGATTTACCTTAAGAGGTAATAGCAGGGTGCAAATTGAAACTGGACTACTCGTTTTAGCCCACAATCTCAAAAAATGGGCGGTGGCATAA